A stretch of DNA from Scleropages formosus chromosome 13, fSclFor1.1, whole genome shotgun sequence:
TGGCACTCAAAcgcccacacacccacactagAACGCATGCAAACACAGCTCCTGCGCTCATCCGCCTTTGTTAGACACATACCCAGACATTCATGCAAATATGATACCCACGAGCGcccttttacacacacatgcatataccATCTTTATGCATACACGCCTTCATCTGAATTCATGACGTTAAGGTAAGGTATgcacacacaacaaaaaatattgatttcatgATGTCTGAATTTATATGAGAAAAtgtattcatacatttttcattggaAAAGGAAAACTAGGTTTCCATAtatgttgttctgtttttacacGCGCGCACGCAGTCGAAGGCGTAAATGTAGGTCCTCCACTTGACCATTTGTTTAGAAGCTTCTTCGTAAAAGAAGCAGCCTTTACAGCACTAAATGGTTATGTAACTTGCATATTGCGTTGCTATGTTTCACTGCTAGAGTGGGAGCTCAGGTCCTAACAATGGTTACATGtacgaatgtgtgtgtgtgtgtgtgtgtgtgtgtgtgtgtgtgtgggtgagggGCATGTGAGTCTGTTGAGAGGAGTGCAGCCGCTGACCTCAGTCATACCTGCGTTGGAGCCCTACACACACCATGTAGATGGCCAATACATAGCAGCCACAATGACCCACAGTTTGACACCACAACCCACtggacgaaaaaaaaaaaatcctggacgACCCAATCTAGTAACAGTTATATAGATGAATCTCTGTCATTAAACATCTAAGGGTTCCTCTGATATGCTGCATCCTGCCTCCTCTATTCCATGCTCTGCATGTCTTTCATTTCCCCACCTTCTCCAGCATACCCGTTGTGTGAGCTCGTGGCAGGGCACTCTGTCCTCATACACTCTGACGAGTACCGCAGTAAAAACGAATTCACACAACATCCTCTCTGAAGGTGTTCTGACATCTACGAACAAGATCGTCCCTCGCGGAGATCGTGTGCTGACCACAGCACTCGCATGGTCGCACACGGACATTCGTACATACCgacacacagcacagtaaattaACACTGgttcaaccacacacacacacacacacacacacacacacatcagcaatACAGATGCATTTCCCTGAGCTGGATCCTAAGAGGTTACATCACTCAGATAAATTTTCCAGTCGATACAAGGAtgctgggttaaaaaaaaagtgaaaaaatcaCTGTTTCAATAGAATAAATAggataaatagaataaaataaaagggaaataCTGATTCCCAATGAAGATATAGTAACATAGCACAGTAGAGCTTCTTTAACCTTCATGACTCTGTAATGTCTGTTTACTAGCAAGAAGACAGGAAAATAACCCCCACTGCCAGTagaaaaaacatcattttgGTTTTCCATCCATTCCTAtgtactttgaaaatgtttttctgtcacTTGTCACCTGTTGACTCCTAGAGCCTCTTGTGTCTCTCTGTTGTGTGCCTTCTACAGGAGGTAGGCTCACACACCCCACGCCTGCCGGTGAGCAGTGCTCTTCCACTGTGCTAGATGACTTGCTGATGCCAGAGCCAAGCACGGCCGCAACCTTCGCTCAGGCAGAGTGCAGCACGGCTTTGGACTTGCGACACGGATCCTCTGCAGAATCTCCTCCCCCGCCTCCTTTTCATCCTCTGTCTCACAACTTCCAGTTgctgccctcttctcctcctgcctTCAACCCTGGCCCTTCAACAGACTCTGAAACACCCCAGTCACTCTCCTTCAACAAGCCCCCACCACTGGTCCTCAACCCACAGCCTCCACTGGTGttcaacacacactttctatgTGCCCCAAGCACACCTCCTTTCCTAGCCCTTAACACCCCACCTCCAAAAGCCCCAGCCACACCTCCTTTGCTAGCCCTTGACACACCTCCTCCCCAAGCCCCAGCCACACCTCCTTTCCTAGCCCTTGACACCCCTCCTGCCCAAGCCCCAGCCACACCTCCTTTGCTAGCCCTTGACACACCTCCTCCCCAAGCCCCAGCCACACCTCCTTTCCTAGCCCTTGACACCCCTCCTGCCCAAGCCCCAGCCACACCTCCTTTCCTAGCCCTTGACACCCCTCCTCCCCAAGCCCCAGCCACACCTCCTTTCCTAGCCCTTGACACCCCTCCTGCCCAAGCCCCAGCCACACCTCCTTTCCTAGCCCTTGACACCCCTCCTGCCCAAGCCCCAGCCACACCTCCTTTCCTAGCCCTTGACACCCCTCCTCCCCAAGCCCCAGACACACCTCCTTTCCTTGCCCTTGACACCCCTCCTCCTCAAGCCCCTGGTTCACCTCCACTGTTAGGACTTCACAGCCCTCCTCCACAACCCCCAAGCACACCTCCTTTTCTAGCCCTTGACACACCTCCTCCACAGGACCCCAACACATCTCTTCCACAGTCCCCCAGATTACCTCCTCTGCTGACAGTTAACACTACCCCTCTGCAAAGTGTGGACATACCTCTACAGCCAGTTCTCAACTCAAACCCTCCACAAGAATCAAGTGCACCCCAATCTGAAGAAGCTAACACTTCTTCCCCAACACTTCTCCCCACCCTTGACCCACTACCAGCCACGCTTCCTACATCTCCACCTCCCCTGCCAACTGCCAGTCCCCCCAGGCCCAACACATTGGCCCTACAAACCTTGCCTCGTTTGCCAAGCAAGGAGAATGGTGCTCCTCCAAGTGCTGACCccgtggaggaggagaagaaattACTGGAAGAAGAGCTGAGGAAGTGCATTGAGGATTTCAAGAAGATCCGTATCCCAAAGCTCTTTCCCAACCGCAAGAGGCACTGGCAGAACGATCTGCTCAAAAAGTACAATGTTTAGAACTAACCCCCCTGTGGGCTTCCTTGTGAAGACCTCCTGCTTGAAGCTGCTGACACCTGATCTCACCTACAGTCGTACAGTGAGTAGACTCAGTGCCTCCTTGCACACCACTGACAGCATTCTACCCCCAGCCAAAAAGATATAGATTTTAGCACCAAAATGTCTTTCAttatagaggaaaaaaaatcacagttttcctCGCCAGGTTGGAGACATGCTTTCTTTTCCCAACAGATATCTTGTGAGGTTTTTGAATAAGGTTGATTTCTGTGACTCATCTTTTCAACCACAGAGAGACTAAATGTTTTCTTGAAAGCAGGCACCCTCTATAAATGGTAGAGTAAGAGAGTGCTAAGAGCTCGATGGTAGCCAAGGAACTAGTGGGTAGATTTGACACAACCTATATAGACAACTGGGGAATTTTAGCTCAAATGACAGTCTCATCCTTGCTCTGATGGGTTTGTAGGGCCTCATGTAGTCAAACCACTCcaacaattaaacattttgtcTCATTGTTTACAAACCACAGTGACGAGCACTTAAcgaaaaagtgttaaaagaagTCTAATAAAAGTTTGAAACCCACTATTTAACATGACCTCTAGTGTCactgttgtatttttaattaaatacataGAGGAATCCCTTCAAAAAGCTATACCTTAGTATTCTACTgcaagaacattttaaatgtagaagCTCAGAAGAATAAAGTTGTTTGGTGAAAAGTACAAATGCTATACTaggcttttatttaaaaatattagttGTAAATATTCTCGTAAAAAACACATGGGGGCACGGATAGGGTTAGCTAATGATATCTTTATTTTTCGCCGAAAACGAAGGTAAATATTTCTAGGATAAAGAtggattttttcagtttgattgtCTTTGGTGTCCTTCTGATCAATAAACCATTTCCAATAAACCAAATCTACGTTTAAATGGATCTCCAGATGTCTGTTTCTTTTCCCAAAAGAACTAAACATGtaaggtatttaacctgaaagAGTTCTTGTGATATTATAAACTGAAACTGAGACATAATCAACAATTGTTTCGAAACTCTTGCATACATAGAAGCATGCTGACATTCAACAAAGAGGTGGTTTAAATGAGACGGTAACTAGTTATCATGTGGCCAGTAATCTGGCTAGAATAGCCATCAAACGTAAGGATATTCACATTTAATACATTAAGTGAATGTATTATACAGATTTCCACTGCATGAATGAATCATACATAGTCTTCCATTGCATGATAAATGCTTACATTACAAGAACTTGCACTTATGAGTATGCTCAAATTATACCCTGCGTGAAATGTCTCATAAAAACCAaattttcagttcaaaataCAAGCTTTTGTGACATGAAGCACAAGACAAAGAGAGCAGCCTTCCCTACATGTGATAAGGCTTCTCCAGCAGTCATGTGTCAGCTTGCAAGGATCTATCATAAATGtcatgacttttttaaaagtttttactgtgtttctacCTTTAGAAAaggttttaataaattaaagtaaaaagcTTTACTTGAAAAGAAAGTGCTGAAAGGTATTGAGAgacaaaaggcaaaggaaaaccCTGCCTATCTGTTTAAAACAAagtgataaaacacacacattggggcttcattttaaatgtgattttctccagttttaaaggagaaggaaaaaatttgcatgtttggtgAAAAATCTGTGAGTGTTTTATGGGTCaagaacattatttattttcccagttGAAGAGGTAAGTTAAATTAAGCTGAAGTTAAGTAAGCGATTCACGCATATTGTGAGCCTTTACcttacatacatattttttggGACAAATCACTAtcattttatatactgtatatattgcaAATGAATATATTTCTTTGCTTGGTTTACTGGATCatccaaagcaaaataaaaaattgtcttTAAGCACCATATTACCACATTATGATTTgagtatttcaaaaaaaatctcattatttcctgcagctgtggaaCTTCCACTCCAAAGAGTCTATTATACAGTCTCCTTATGCAGTTTCCTTACTGAAAGCATCCCGGCAATCACTGCTTTCAAAGGTTCAAAACGTTCTGTAAAATTGGCTTACGACTTGATTTGATTGTTCCTTGATCCTGTGATGAAATTATTCTCTAAACTAATTGAGCTCTAATGGGCAGAACGATCATCCCAGTTTGAGTATAATGTTGATTATAATGTTCCTGAAAACCCAACACCAGCCCACAGATCTCGCTCTGCATTATATAGTTTGACCTGCTTTGAGCCCTCCGAATGGGATGGAGACGCGTCTCATCCCGGAACACACTGTCCGTCTGCCTCTCCATGCGCAGAGCACCTGCTTCATTTCTGAGATGGCAGCACGGAGGCTTCGACACCTGTGGGAAAGTGGGGGCAGATCTGTATGGAGCCGGGCAGCCTGGAAGCTTAGCCTCCTCCCTTTGCAGATCACACACTAATCCCACACTGGATAGTGGATTTGTCTGGGCTTGCGATGCATAAAGAGGCACGAACAACAGAATCCTAAAGAGAGCACGGCTTTTCTTTACCATCTTCATTTATACTAAAGTCTCAATAGGTTCAGATTGCACACCTCTCATAGTTTGAGCCCAAGGAGGAGATTTTACTCGTTATGTAATCATGTCATCAATCTGTACATTCTCTTTAATTGTTTTTCTAGTCGGGACATGAAGTGATGTGTCATCTGTATAGACTGTCAGTCTGttacagtacaggcagtccccgggttacaaacgtccgacttacgtacaacccgtagttacaaaccaccccgcTTAAGGCCTATTCTATTAAAAGTTCGATTTACATGTAATgcttcgtaataacaaacgggtgctactttgcgacacgCATCAAAGAAAGCAAAACGATCACGAGTGAAACTAAAGTGGACATAATAAAGTGaacggaaaaaggtgaaacaccaatgaacattggaaaagcgaacattaaagtttctttaatgctttcacacacacacacacacacacacacactctctttctccttcccctctctctattataaaaaCTGTAGTAACCttatctctttctgtgtctctctcaattataatactgtacgtagttacatttatgtttggttgtttggtcattattattattatcattacatcattacattgtattattattattattattattattattattattattgtatagaatagatgttttagtgtatcagaaagtgtttctttaatgtttttatgcatagaaaggtacacgatatactatatactaaggaaaacatttaattaagtgACGTTAGATACGAACTGTTCCTAACTGTTCCAAGttacgtacaaattcgacttaaggacagacttaggaacgaaACTCATTCGTAATCCAGGGAGTACCTTTACTGACTTTTTTCTAAGGTGAGGGCTCTCAAATCCAGTCCACCACGTGCTTTTGCCTCTTTTGGTTTTTAACTAGTTAGTTTTGATGCTGAATTTGTTAGGGTGGCAGCATAGtgaaagagctgctgccttgcagttgaaggacccaggtctAAATCTCAGCTCTTagtgtaggacccttgagcaaggtatttactctgaactgcttcagtaaaacttaAACTGTATAACCTGTGCAAATGCATAAATCAAGCAGctaaaaaagtgtcagctcattAATAAATAACCATGTTAGTTCTTAATTTACTTGAAATGTTGGTTCACGTATAGACTGGTTCTTCAATTTCTGAACACTTGTGGGACTGGATGTTTCTCCCCAACTTGATTTGTTTCacagaaaactgtgaaaaaacaCTGATTAAATATCTTTAACATATGGAATACACAGAAAAACTGTGTTATCCAAGAGACACTCATTCAACAAATAAACTCCACTCCACAATACAAACTCACAATAATGAAGCTGCGAGGAGGCAACTGTACACCTTGAATGCAATCACataatcaaaaaacaaatgaaaaatattccttttttcacttcttttcctaaatttaaaaacaagcaaTTACTTTTTGAAGTAATCCTGCAGACACATTGCTGTTGAACAGGAGCTGAAAGAGAGGAGGAAACTGAAATCAGGGATTTAAATATAGTCCCGGTAAGTACAGTTAGAAATTTTACCTAACAATGCCTGCATGGTGCATTTCATTACGTGGGAAACATCTCTGAGGCCGAGAAACAATCCAcctcatttataatttaatagGAGGCTCTTTTTATGGGCATGATACAATAATTGCCTGTTTAAATGACCTTGGTGGAGAAAACTCCAATGGAGGCAATGAAACAGAAGAGAAAGGGTATCCCCCCAGGATTGTAAatctgtaaaatgcattttttattaaaaagatgAGCTGCTTAGCTTCCGCTCTAAATGACAGCACAACACCTTGAAGCCGTTTCTCATTCAGCTCAAACCAAGACTTTGAAACTGAACCTAGTGGTCAACAAAcagaccagtttttttttttcttttttcttctcatagATCACGGCAGGCCTTCCTGGCGGATGAATTTTGGAGTTGTGCTGcatgcacagactgagcgaagGCCCATTCCTAGTCCATTATATGTGCCATCGCCATAACAATCAGGCTTTCTCGTTGAGCCATAGTTGCTGCTATCATCTCTCATTCACCGAAGCTTCCCTTTTAACGGAACATATGTCTTCCATTTAactgattcattttattatctAATCTTGGGCAAAGAGATGTGCTTTTGGGAAAGACTGGTAATTTAAGGAGAGCATTGTCTGTAAGTGGAAACCACTGGACTGCTCCTTCTCATTTGATTTCCTTCGTTCTACATCATCCGACGCCCCTCCTCTAACAAGCTGACTGCAGAGAGGAAATGCAATGACTTGATTCAATAGCGCGGCTCTAATTACCGCTTCATCAAGGCCTTCTCCCCAGCCGGCGAGCACCCGCAATGTGCCTGCGGCCCAGCCAGCCGGGTCGTTACGGGGAAGCGGAACCAATCAGCGGGGGACAGGTTGTGATCGGCGCGGTGAGCCCACAGGGGCCGAGTGCGATCCACCTCTTTGACACACCGCTGTGCCGTTAGAGTCATGTCACAGGGATGGTCGGTACCACGCAGCAACTCCGCTGGAGGATGTATCAGCTCAGACTCCCTTACATTTATACTCGGAAATGTCTGCTTCTACAAGCACAACCAG
This window harbors:
- the kctd12b gene encoding BTB/POZ domain-containing protein KCTD12b isoform X1; translated protein: MALPDNPSGCPGEEPPFPEIVELNVGGQVYITRYTTLTSVPDSLLGEMFSRRSAKGLARDNKGRFFVDRDGFLFRYILDYMRDQQLVLPDHFPERGRLQREAEFFNLPELVKLLAPRISKQNSLGDEGCQSDPEESSPNTESVRNLATLGAAAAACAALVQGGSGDGKRSGFITVGYRGSYTLGRDSQTDAKFRRVARIMVCGKTSLAKEVFGDTLNESRDPDRPPERYTSRYYLKFTFLEQAFDKLADAGFHMVACNSTGTCAFAHEQTDDKIWTSYTEYVFYRGRLTHPTPAGEQCSSTVLDDLLMPEPSTAATFAQAECSTALDLRHGSSAESPPPPPFHPLSHNFQLLPSSPPAFNPGPSTDSETPQSLSFNKPPPLVLNPQPPLVFNTHFLCAPSTPPFLALNTPPPKAPATPPLLALDTPPPQAPATPPFLALDTPPAQAPATPPLLALDTPPPQAPATPPFLALDTPPAQAPATPPFLALDTPPPQAPATPPFLALDTPPAQAPATPPFLALDTPPAQAPATPPFLALDTPPPQAPDTPPFLALDTPPPQAPGSPPLLGLHSPPPQPPSTPPFLALDTPPPQDPNTSLPQSPRLPPLLTVNTTPLQSVDIPLQPVLNSNPPQESSAPQSEEANTSSPTLLPTLDPLPATLPTSPPPLPTASPPRPNTLALQTLPRLPSKENGAPPSADPVEEEKKLLEEELRKCIEDFKKIRIPKLFPNRKRHWQNDLLKKYNV